In one Diabrotica virgifera virgifera chromosome 7, PGI_DIABVI_V3a genomic region, the following are encoded:
- the LOC126887774 gene encoding 28S ribosomal protein S7, mitochondrial: MFNLTRNQLFRTNLKVLSNALQQNGMSQYPSYYIKPVYIKESQEDLIKSGEIQKIAHLPTRAALNDQTCSLSHDPLVNLMVNYCMRQGNKVLARSLIQQCFENIKRLQLEKYHKCQSEEERSLINLDPKDIFHKAVENGKPLLQLMGIKRGGVRYQVPVPITDKRAQFLSMNWLINAGKEKDSGVRFHLQLARELIDASNNTGKVIKKKQDLHRQCEANKAYAHYRWS, translated from the exons ATGTTTAATTTAACGAGGAATCAACTATTTAGAACTAATTTAAAAGTATTAAG CAATGCTCTCCAACAGAATGGCATGTCCCAATATCCTAGTTATTATATTAAACCTGTCTATATTAAGGAATCACAGGAGGATTTAATAAAAAGCGGTGAAATCCAGAAAATAGCGCATTTACCAACACGGGCTGCCCTTAATGACCAAACTTGTTCCCTGTCACACGATCCACTGGTAAA CTTAATGGTAAACTATTGTATGAGACAAGGAAATAAAGTATTGGCAAGAAGCTTAATTCAACAATGTTTTGAAAATATAAAACGACTGCAACTAGAAAAGTACCACAAATGTCAATCGGAAGAAGAAAGAAGCCTTATTAACTTGGATCCGAAAGATATATTTCACAAAGCTGTAGAAAATGGTAAACCCTTGCTTCAGCTTATGGGCATAAAAAGGGGAGGTGTTAGGTATCAG GTTCCCGTTCCCATCACAGACAAAAGGGCGCAGTTCCTATCGATGAATTGGCTGATAAATGCAGGAAAGGAAAAAGACAGTGGTGTAAGGTTTCACTTACAGTTAGCAAGAGAATTAATAGATGCTTCGAATAATACAGGTAAGGTTATTAAGAAGAAACAAGATCTACATAGACAATGTGAAGCCAACAAAGCATATGCTCATTATAGATGGAGTTAA